The following coding sequences lie in one Brevibacterium marinum genomic window:
- a CDS encoding 4Fe-4S domain-containing protein — protein MRVLVDLNRCQSYGQCVFAAPDVFWMKQEESLEWDYQPPAEQEEKIIRAVHACPVRAITLQTGADR, from the coding sequence GTGCGTGTACTAGTCGACCTGAACCGTTGTCAGTCGTATGGTCAGTGCGTTTTCGCTGCTCCAGACGTGTTTTGGATGAAGCAGGAAGAGTCGTTGGAATGGGATTATCAGCCTCCGGCCGAGCAGGAGGAGAAGATCATCCGCGCCGTCCACGCGTGCCCAGTGCGGGCGATCACGCTCCAGACCGGAGCTGATCGATGA